One Vicugna pacos chromosome X, VicPac4, whole genome shotgun sequence DNA window includes the following coding sequences:
- the TIMM8A gene encoding mitochondrial import inner membrane translocase subunit Tim8 A produces the protein MDSSSSSSATGLGSVDPQLQHFIEVETQKQRFQQLVHQMTELCWEKCMDKPGPKLDSRAEACFVNCVERFIDTSQFILNRLEQTQKSKPVFSESLSD, from the exons ATggattcctcctcctcttcctccgcGACGGGTTTGGGCTCGGTCGACCCGCAGCTGCAGCATTTCATAGAAGTGGAGACTCAGAAGCAGCGCTTCCAGCAGCTGGTGCACCAGATGACGGAACTTTGTTGG GAAAAGTGCATGGACAAGCCTGGGCCAAAGTTGGACAGTCGGGCTGAGGCCTGTTTTGTGAACTGCGTTGAGCGCTTCATTGATACAAGCCAGTTCATCTTGAATCGACTGGAACAGACCCAGAAATCCAAGCCAGTCTTCTCAGAAAGCCTTTCTGACTGA
- the BTK gene encoding tyrosine-protein kinase BTK, with amino-acid sequence MAAVILESIFLKRSQQKKKTSPLNFKKRLFLLTVQKLSYYEYDFERGRRGSKKGSIDVEKITCVETVVPEKNPPPERQIPRRGEESGEMEQISIIERFPYPFQVVYDEGPLYVFSPTEELRKRWIHQLKNVIRYNSDLVQKYHPCFWIDGQYLCCSQTAKNAMGCQILENRNGSLKPGSSHRKTKKPLPPTPEEDQILKKPLPPEPTAASASTSELKKVVALYDYTPMNANDLQLRKGDEYFILEESNLPWWRARDKNGQEGYIPSNYVTEAEDSIEMYEWYSKHMTRSQAEQLLKQEGKEGGFIVRDSSKAGKYTVSVFAKSAGEPQGVIRHYVVCSTPQSQYYLAEKHLFSTIPELINYHQHNSAGLISRLKYPVSQQNKNAPSTAGLGYGSWEIDPKDLTFLKELGTGQFGVVKYGKWRGQYDVAIKMIKEGSMSEDEFIEEAKVMMNLSHEKLVQLYGVCTKQRPIFIITEYMANGCLLNYLREMRHRFQTQQLLEMCKDVCEAMEYLESKQFLHRDLAARNCLVNDRGVVKVSDFGLSRYVLDDEYTSSVGSKFPVRWSPPEVLMYSKFSSKSDIWAFGVLMWEIYSLGKMPYERFTNSEMAEHIAQGLRLYRPHLASERVYTIMYSCWHEKADERPTFKSLLSNILDVMDEES; translated from the exons ATGGCTGCAGTGATACTGGAGAGCATCTTTCTGAAGCGATCCCAGCAGAAGAAGAAAACCTCACCTTTAAACTTCAAGAAGCGCCTCTTTCTCTTGACCGTGCAAAAACTTTCCTACTATGAGTATGACTTTGAACGTGGG AGAAGAGGCAGTAAGAAGGGTTCAATAGATGTTGAGAAGATCACCTGCGTGGAAACTGTGGTTCCTGAAAAAAATCCTCCCCCTGAAAGACAGATTCCG AGAAGGGGTGAAGAGTCTGGTGAAATGGAGCAGATTTCAATTATTGAAAGGTTCCCTTATCCCTTCCAG GTTGTATATGACGAAGGGCCTCTCTATGTCTTCTCCCCAACTGAAGAACTGAGGAAGCGTTGGATTCACCAGCTCAAAAATG TAATCCGGTACAACAGTGATCTGGTACAGAAATACCACCCTTGCTTCTGGATTGATGGGCAGTATCTCTGCTGCTCTCAGACAGCCAAAAATGCTATGGGTTGTCAAATTTTGGAGAACAGGAATGGAA GCTTAAAACCTGGGAGTTCACACCGAAAGACTAAAAAGCCTCTTCCTCCCACACCTGAGGAGGACCAG ATCTTAAAAAAGCCACTGCCCCCTGAGCCAACAGCAGCATCCGCCTCGACAAGTGAGCTGAAAAAGGTTGTAGCGCTTTATGATTACACGCCAATGAATGCAAATGATCTACAGCTTCGGAAGGGCGATGAGTATTTTATTCTGGAGGAGAGCAACTTACCATGGTGGCGAGCCCGGGATAAAAATGG GCAGGAAGGCTACATCCCTAGTAACTATGTAACTGAAGCAGAAGACTCCATAGAAATGTATGA gtgGTATTCCAAACACATGACTCGGAGTCAAGCTGAGCAACTGCTAAAGCAAGAG GGGAAAGAAGGAGGCTTCATTGTCAGAGACTCCAGCAAAGCTGGAAAGTATACTGTTTCTGTGTTTGCCAAATCTGCAGG GGAACCTCAAGGGGTGATACGCCATTATGTTGTGTGTTCTACACCTCAGAGCCAGTATTACCTGGCTGAGAAGCACCTTTTCAGCACCATCCCTGAGCTCATTAACTACCATCAGCATAACTCTGCTG GACTCATCTCTAGGCTCAAATATCCAGTGTCCCAACAAAACAAGAACGCGCCTTCCACTGCAGGCCTGGGCTACG GATCATGGGAAATTGATCCAAAGGACCTGACCTTCTTGAAGGAGCTAGGAACTGGACAATTTGGCGTGGTGAAGTATGGAAAATGGAGAGGCCAGTATGATGTGGCCATCAAGATGATCAAAGAAGGCTCCATGTCCGAGGATGAGTTCATTGAAGAAGCCAAAGTCATGAT GAATCTTTCCCATGAGAAGCTGGTTCAGTTGTACGGCGTCTGCACCAAACAGCGCCCCATCTTCATCATCACTGAATACATGGCCAATGGCTGCCTCCTGAACTACCTGAGGGAGATGCGCCACCGCTTCCAGACTCAGCAGCTGCTGGAGATGTGCAAGGATGTCTGTGAAGCCATGGAATACCTGGAGTCAAAGCAGTTCCTCCACCGAGACCTG GCAGCTCGAAACTGTTTGGTAAATGACCGAGGAGTTGTTAAAGTATCTGACTTTGGCCTGTCCAG GTATGTTCTGGATGATGAATACACAAGCTCAGTAGGCTCTAAATTTCCAGTCCGGTGGTCTCCACCGGAAGTCCTTATGTATAGCAAGTTCAGCAGCAAATCTGACATTTGGGCTTTTG GGGTGTTGATGTGGGAAATTTACTCTCTGgggaaaatgccatatgagagaTTTACTAACAGTGAAATGGCTGAACACATTGCCCAAGGCCTACGTCTCTACAGGCCTCATCTAGCTTCAGAGAGGGTGTATACCATCATGTACAGCTGCTGGCATGAG AAAGCGGATGAACGGCCCACTTTCAAAAGTCTTCTGAGCAACATTCTAGATGTCATGGATGAAGAATCCTGA